One Sparus aurata chromosome 23, fSpaAur1.1, whole genome shotgun sequence genomic window, ATGAAGCACAAAATGGAATTAGTCAAATTAAGAACAGAACTCGAGTAAATGTTCTTGTACTAGagagaaaagtgtttttgcatCATGCTGATGTGGAAAAACTCAACGTTTTAATGATTTTACGAGTTCTATATTTGAAATGCTGatgattaaaggaacagttcacacaaaaaatgAGAGGATCACTCTTTATCTCTTCGCCCCCACGCTGCAGGACAGTCGGGCGATATTTCTTcttcctggagcttcacagcaaaatgttttaaaagataaaaaaaaaaaaaaaattaaatgtgtccGTGCAGCTTGTCCGGTGTTATTCAACTTTCCGGAAGCCCCGAGATCGAAAATTCAAAGCTGAACTCTTCACTTTAGCCACACGTGGGtgaaaattatgattttttaaatcaatttgggatctctcgGCTTCCAGAGAATTGAATTAAGTCGTTCTAGctgccattttatgttttagatTTGGGATGTCAGTTGTTTGAGGAGAGCGCTGCCGGGCTTTTTTGtaatgaagctccagaaatgttttcctcatctgactttccatcagcgtggcGGGAGGCGGGAGGCGGGAGGCGGGGGGCGGGGGGGTAGATGATGAACTGTGCCTGTGAAGTGCTCGACAGTGGCTTCCCGATCACAGTCGTCTGCATGTTTTGTGCACGTTATATATCATGTattggataaaaaaaagtcacGCCTCCCCGCTCACAGACTGATTCCTCCTCCCACAGAATCACCCAGGAGGCCATGTCGGGCAGCCCAGAGAACATCCCCCTGGGAGAGTGCACCCTCTCCGAGTCCAGGGACCAGCTGACGCCGCCCAGCCGCACGGAGAGCACCGTGTTCAGCCTGTCCCGCAGCGAGTCCCTCTGGACCCAGGAGGCCCCTGAAAAGAGGAGCCAAGTCTACTGGTTCCCCATCCACCTCATGTCCACCGGGGGCAGCTTCCTGGCGTGCGGCATCATCATCAGCGGCCTGTACTTCGCCGGCCACTGCAAGAAGGTCACCAACATCCTGGGCCCGGGCCTGCTGTCCATCGGGCTGATGGTGTTCGTGGTGGGCGTGGTCCTGATCCCCATCACCAAGGAGAACAGGAAGAGGGCGAAGAGGAAGAAGGTGCCCAGCTACTACAGGCAACCGATGTTCAACCTGTGACGAAGcacaacacttcctgtttgacgcTGAGGAACTCGACTTGGACTGAAATGATCCTGTGCAGCATGGGAGCCTCTGTGGAAGATAATTACTTAAAAGACTCCACGTGGTGACGTTAATGTTTATTCTCTGATTTACCAGGATCGTCGACACTAAGCACTTATCTCAGTCTCAAGCGTGCATGACAACATTTTGCATCAATAAACCCCCCGCGGCCGCCGACGAGGAAGGTGAGAGCACGACGGACAACAATGAAATGCAATTATTCACACACGATTTAGCGAGGTTACTCGAAAGCAAACTGTCCTCGTGAATATTTATGAGGGGGAGAGTGGACGAGGGGGACTTCCTAATGCTGTGTGGTACAGTATATGCCAATTCATGAATAATTAAAGGATGTGAGAGCTTGTAATTGTCGGTTCCCGCTTTACTTTTGTCTCCTGCGTCCGCTGAAGTCCTTAATGTGGAACTGAGTCACTTTGAATCTGAGTGCATTCATCCTCAAATGTATGTAAACGGGGGAAAACAATTTGACTGCTGTGACCTCAAAGCA contains:
- the pirt gene encoding phosphoinositide-interacting protein; translated protein: MSGSPENIPLGECTLSESRDQLTPPSRTESTVFSLSRSESLWTQEAPEKRSQVYWFPIHLMSTGGSFLACGIIISGLYFAGHCKKVTNILGPGLLSIGLMVFVVGVVLIPITKENRKRAKRKKVPSYYRQPMFNL